A portion of the Blattabacterium clevelandi genome contains these proteins:
- a CDS encoding BamA/OMP85 family outer membrane protein has product MEKFYKSKNFFLFPLFFFLLLDISFSKTENNNNLEIIQKEKREELFSSFFIKNIFIIGKTKYNRDFISNLSHIYPGDEIFIPSKKIDQAIKKLWKSRLFGKISIYKKNSSYLNSNEIDLFFDLEDLIEVDKINVKGTGMIRFFSIEKIKSGDKISEDSIQIIKNDIKNYYIKKGYNEISIKSKWSIQNGKNILNIYVDKGKKIEIENILFDGNNHFSKEELLNLMVKIRKKIFVPIVGNPFYFSHENIQEDLKNILRKYQSMGFLNSQVFLDSVWKKNSGNYGIKIKIIEGDQYFLGDVNFVGNTFIKTNLLRKIFSYKKGDIYNKIGINKNIFNSEYESSILSKYLNIGHLFVKIVPIEKRIKNNKIYLEIKIEENKPVYINKVNISGNTTTKDHVIRRELTTYPGDLFSPQKIKYSMLRLVDLNLFDNSKIHPLIHQNKENNTIDIEWRIIEKNSNQIQIYGGYGGDALIGNFKLNFGNFSLSNFLKFRSWNPFPQGDGQKLFFFSKFSKDIKSYGFSFIEPWIEKTSPTSLSFHLNYSKKKIKKSENVFFLPRFFNSDTTVHEGFIDKIEISLSLNKPLVILDPYSKIKLSMDYEALNYNTKLFSSHNRKLKYTNIKSLISLQRISNDPDFIFPFKGSELKLIGIFTPPYSILFKNTKRFKIYWMEFFKIKINTFWYKKIIDNLVIKVGNEFGFLGRYDKTKILFPIQRFHMGGDKNSFSSKIENIDHIPLRGYSSHRKNLENISPNDGGLIYNKSILEIRYLIKEFSNTSKFWSNIFIEGGNISDSYKTFNPLKMKKSFGIGFRIFLFPIGFFGIDICNPVDRKDFSIKSGWKTNFVIGQD; this is encoded by the coding sequence TTGGAAAAGTTTTATAAATCAAAAAATTTTTTTTTATTTCCGTTATTTTTTTTTCTTTTGTTAGATATATCATTTTCTAAAACGGAAAATAATAATAACCTTGAAATAATTCAGAAAGAAAAAAGGGAAGAATTATTTTCATCTTTTTTTATTAAGAATATTTTTATTATAGGAAAAACAAAATATAATCGTGATTTTATTTCAAATTTATCTCATATTTATCCAGGAGATGAAATTTTTATACCTAGTAAAAAAATAGATCAGGCTATTAAAAAATTATGGAAAAGTCGTCTTTTTGGAAAAATATCTATCTATAAAAAAAATAGTTCATATTTAAATTCAAATGAAATAGACTTATTTTTTGATTTGGAAGATTTAATAGAAGTTGATAAAATTAATGTAAAAGGTACCGGTATGATTCGATTTTTTTCCATTGAAAAAATTAAGTCAGGAGATAAAATTTCTGAAGATTCAATTCAAATTATTAAAAATGATATTAAAAATTATTATATAAAAAAAGGATATAATGAAATTTCTATAAAGAGTAAATGGAGTATTCAGAATGGTAAAAATATTTTAAATATATATGTAGATAAAGGGAAAAAAATTGAAATAGAAAATATTTTATTTGATGGGAATAACCATTTTTCCAAAGAAGAATTACTTAATCTTATGGTTAAGATAAGAAAAAAAATTTTTGTACCAATAGTAGGAAATCCATTTTATTTTTCTCATGAAAATATTCAAGAGGATTTGAAAAATATTTTACGTAAATATCAATCAATGGGATTTTTAAATTCTCAAGTATTTTTAGATTCTGTATGGAAAAAAAATTCTGGTAATTATGGAATCAAAATAAAGATAATTGAAGGAGATCAATATTTTTTAGGAGATGTTAATTTTGTAGGGAACACTTTTATAAAAACGAATTTATTAAGAAAAATATTTTCTTATAAAAAAGGAGATATCTATAATAAAATTGGAATTAATAAAAATATTTTTAATTCGGAATACGAATCTAGTATTCTTTCAAAATATCTCAATATTGGACATTTGTTTGTGAAAATAGTTCCAATAGAAAAAAGAATAAAAAATAATAAAATTTATTTAGAAATAAAAATAGAAGAAAATAAACCAGTATATATAAATAAAGTAAATATATCCGGAAATACAACAACAAAAGATCATGTTATTAGACGTGAATTAACTACTTATCCTGGAGATTTATTTTCTCCTCAAAAAATTAAGTATAGTATGCTTCGTTTAGTGGATTTGAATCTATTTGATAATAGTAAAATACATCCTTTAATTCATCAAAATAAAGAAAATAATACTATAGATATAGAATGGCGTATAATTGAAAAAAATTCTAATCAAATTCAAATATATGGAGGATATGGAGGAGATGCCCTTATTGGAAATTTTAAATTAAATTTTGGAAATTTTTCTCTAAGTAACTTTTTGAAATTTAGATCATGGAATCCTTTTCCTCAAGGAGATGGACAAAAATTATTTTTTTTTAGTAAATTTAGTAAGGATATAAAATCTTATGGATTTTCTTTTATAGAACCTTGGATAGAGAAAACTAGTCCTACATCACTTAGTTTTCATTTAAATTATTCAAAAAAGAAAATAAAAAAATCCGAAAACGTTTTTTTCTTACCTAGATTTTTTAATTCTGATACAACAGTTCATGAAGGATTTATAGATAAAATAGAAATATCTTTGAGTTTAAATAAGCCTCTAGTTATTTTAGATCCATATTCTAAAATTAAATTATCTATGGATTATGAGGCTTTAAATTACAATACAAAACTATTTTCAAGTCACAATAGAAAATTAAAATATACTAATATAAAATCTTTAATTTCTTTACAAAGAATTTCAAATGATCCAGATTTTATTTTTCCTTTTAAAGGATCAGAATTAAAATTAATTGGAATATTTACTCCTCCTTATTCCATTTTATTCAAAAATACTAAAAGATTTAAAATATATTGGATGGAATTTTTCAAAATTAAAATAAACACTTTTTGGTATAAAAAAATTATAGATAATCTAGTGATTAAAGTAGGTAATGAATTTGGATTTTTAGGAAGATACGATAAAACAAAAATATTATTTCCAATACAGAGATTTCATATGGGTGGAGATAAAAATTCATTTAGTTCAAAAATAGAAAATATAGATCATATTCCATTAAGAGGGTATTCTTCTCATAGAAAGAATCTAGAAAATATTTCTCCAAATGATGGGGGACTTATTTATAATAAATCTATTTTAGAAATTCGTTATTTGATTAAGGAATTTTCTAATACATCCAAGTTTTGGAGCAATATTTTTATAGAAGGAGGAAATATTAGTGATTCTTATAAAACATTTAATCCGTTAAAAATGAAAAAATCATTTGGAATTGGATTCCGTATTTTTTTATTTCCTATAGGATTTTTTGGAATAGATATATGTAATCCCGTAGATAGGAAAGATTTTTCTATTAAATCAGGATGGAAAACTAATTTTGTTATAGGTCAAGATTAA
- a CDS encoding OmpH family outer membrane protein — translation MKRNTIFYFLLFFFLFGIGKFLFSKEECHQKIVCLNSLILLEKMPEFSKVQKELEKLSKNHENILAKLAKEFHKKAEKFQKNRNPILKKELEILQSRAQAYQKTAENDLSKKQNKLLDPIYKKIEKAINIVMEKDKNIVRVDDCSPGKGVLVNKGIDITEDVKKELGF, via the coding sequence ATGAAAAGAAATACAATTTTTTATTTTTTATTGTTTTTTTTCCTATTTGGAATAGGAAAATTTTTATTTTCTAAAGAGGAATGTCATCAGAAAATTGTTTGTCTTAATAGTTTGATTCTTTTAGAAAAAATGCCTGAATTTTCTAAAGTTCAGAAAGAATTGGAAAAATTGAGTAAAAATCATGAAAATATATTGGCAAAATTGGCAAAAGAATTTCATAAAAAAGCAGAAAAATTTCAAAAAAATAGAAATCCAATTCTTAAAAAAGAATTAGAAATATTACAATCTAGGGCTCAGGCATATCAAAAAACTGCTGAAAATGATTTATCCAAAAAACAAAATAAATTATTAGATCCTATCTATAAAAAAATAGAAAAAGCTATTAATATAGTAATGGAAAAAGATAAAAATATTGTTAGAGTTGATGATTGTAGTCCCGGGAAAGGTGTTTTGGTTAATAAAGGAATAGATATTACGGAAGATGTAAAAAAAGAATTGGGATTTTAA
- a CDS encoding hemolysin family protein has translation MVFHISIVFITILLSAFFSGMEMALISSSLFQIELEKKKDSFRSKLLSKSIKEPKKFITTMLIGNTISLVVYGIHMEKLFLYFFPKWFFIHDNFFFILLLETIVSATIILIVGEFIPKIVFSAYSNELLSLLIVPVYVLEKMLSPITNSIIWISNIFLKFFGEKEDNRTQIFDKEDLIYFVSENIENNIHGIVESEVEIFHKALDFSEKKARECMVPRKEIVSSNIYTSSIDRIRHKFTEKGLSKIIIHKNNIDNVIGYIHYLEILKKPKNIESIMRPVELVHMNTPIREIMDILIKKKKSIAIVLDEYGGTAGMITIEDILEEFLGDIRDEHDEMKFVEKKLNDNEFLFSARLKIDFINAKYKLGIPKSEEYETLGGLIVFHTGSIPNSKEKIIIGDILYIEVKKVSKNKIEEVFLRFIRKKNL, from the coding sequence ATGGTTTTTCATATTAGTATAGTTTTCATTACTATACTTTTATCTGCTTTTTTTTCTGGAATGGAAATGGCTTTAATTTCTTCCAGTTTATTTCAAATAGAATTAGAAAAAAAGAAAGATTCTTTTCGTTCTAAATTACTTTCCAAAAGCATTAAAGAACCAAAAAAATTTATAACTACAATGTTAATTGGGAATACAATATCCTTGGTGGTATATGGAATTCATATGGAAAAATTATTTTTATATTTTTTTCCAAAATGGTTTTTCATTCACGATAATTTTTTTTTCATTCTTCTTTTAGAAACAATAGTTTCTGCTACTATTATTCTTATTGTTGGAGAATTTATTCCTAAAATTGTCTTTAGCGCATATTCTAATGAATTGTTAAGTCTATTGATTGTTCCTGTATATGTTTTAGAAAAAATGTTATCTCCTATTACAAATTCTATTATTTGGATTTCAAATATATTTTTGAAATTTTTTGGAGAAAAAGAAGATAATAGAACTCAAATTTTTGATAAAGAAGATTTAATTTATTTTGTATCAGAAAATATAGAGAATAATATTCATGGTATAGTAGAATCGGAAGTAGAAATATTTCATAAAGCTTTAGATTTTTCTGAAAAAAAAGCAAGAGAATGTATGGTACCAAGAAAAGAAATAGTATCTTCTAATATATATACTTCTTCTATTGATAGAATTCGTCATAAATTTACAGAAAAAGGATTATCAAAAATTATCATTCATAAAAATAATATAGATAATGTTATAGGATATATTCATTATTTAGAAATTTTAAAAAAACCAAAAAATATAGAATCTATAATGAGACCTGTAGAATTAGTTCATATGAACACTCCAATACGAGAAATAATGGATATTCTTATTAAGAAAAAAAAAAGTATAGCTATAGTATTAGATGAATATGGAGGGACAGCCGGAATGATAACAATAGAGGATATATTAGAAGAATTTCTTGGAGATATAAGAGATGAACATGATGAAATGAAATTTGTTGAAAAAAAATTGAATGATAATGAATTTTTATTTTCTGCTCGTTTAAAAATTGATTTTATTAACGCAAAATATAAATTAGGTATTCCAAAATCTGAAGAATATGAAACTTTAGGAGGTTTAATTGTTTTTCATACAGGGTCTATTCCTAATAGTAAAGAAAAAATAATTATTGGCGATATTTTGTATATTGAAGTTAAAAAGGTATCTAAAAATAAAATAGAAGAAGTTTTTCTTAGATTTATTAGAAAAAAGAATTTATAA
- a CDS encoding peptidylprolyl isomerase gives MSFLEKIRKNTWILFIFIGIALLSFILDPNILFKFFTRNSNIIGKVNGENIFIKEYVDCFQFLKRFRQDEPDFYLKNEAWNLLIHEKLLNQQAVKLGLQITDKDFWNAISKQSIYSYISEFQDSNGNLDINKFQLYLKKLEKKNILTNSQIEEEKNIWSYEKNNIPKRILAKKYIEMLMYGLNTSSVEAELNYKEKNSFSIVDYVFIPYSEIEHKYNIFLKNSEIKDYIKKHKFLYKKEDLRSLSFAIIRSKPSLEDEKNMKNKMKELFQKFKYTNQNSIFVSKQSEKPFDPNFYLKKNIPIFFQNFIIQNQNNKNGSMFGPLKVGNTYIIAKIIGKKMISDSVLSSHILISHKNAIRSSNSRTEKKAEEISKKIYNILKKDPSKFDSLVQEKSDDTINEKNNKGSLGWLKYEEQNSFGTFNIFNEENKNGTIGLTKTEYGYHILRIDKKSPIEPAYQFAVIIKTLIPSKKTENFISNNVKKFIIKNKNSNLNTFIKNARKKEYETIFLKNIKSNQWTISDLNTELDREIINWSFENKRKEKDIKIIYNSNRDCIIVYLSNIQKRVFPIEKIKNNLTIFLRRKKIEKLFYNIIERKSISRNLEKIAFYFSKKIKKHYKINFYDSMINNYKEPKVVGGSFSLKLKNTSKPIFGKNGVFFIRPLKNIYNYKKPSYFSYEIEVLNSFLRKKILEYLSKKLISNSKIQDYRTNF, from the coding sequence ATGAGTTTCTTAGAAAAAATTAGAAAAAATACATGGATTTTATTTATTTTTATAGGAATAGCTTTATTATCTTTTATATTAGATCCCAATATTTTATTTAAATTTTTCACTAGAAATTCTAATATTATTGGTAAAGTAAATGGAGAAAATATTTTTATAAAAGAATATGTTGATTGTTTTCAATTTTTAAAACGATTTCGTCAGGATGAACCAGATTTTTATTTAAAAAATGAAGCTTGGAATTTATTAATTCATGAAAAATTATTAAATCAACAAGCAGTAAAATTAGGATTACAAATTACAGATAAAGATTTTTGGAACGCTATATCTAAACAATCTATATATAGTTATATTTCTGAATTTCAAGATTCTAATGGAAATTTAGATATAAATAAATTTCAATTATATTTAAAAAAATTGGAAAAAAAAAACATTTTGACTAATTCTCAAATTGAAGAAGAAAAAAATATTTGGTCCTATGAAAAAAATAATATTCCAAAAAGAATTCTTGCAAAGAAATATATAGAAATGTTAATGTATGGATTAAATACTTCCTCGGTAGAAGCGGAATTGAATTATAAAGAAAAAAATTCTTTTTCTATTGTTGATTATGTTTTTATTCCTTATTCAGAAATAGAACACAAATATAATATTTTTTTAAAAAATTCTGAAATTAAAGACTATATAAAAAAACATAAATTCCTTTATAAAAAAGAAGATTTAAGAAGTCTTAGTTTTGCAATTATTCGATCAAAACCTTCTTTAGAAGATGAGAAAAATATGAAAAATAAAATGAAGGAATTATTTCAAAAATTTAAATATACCAATCAAAATTCTATTTTTGTTTCCAAACAATCTGAAAAACCTTTTGATCCCAATTTTTATTTAAAAAAAAATATTCCTATTTTTTTTCAAAATTTTATTATTCAAAATCAAAATAATAAAAATGGAAGTATGTTTGGTCCTTTAAAAGTAGGAAATACATATATAATAGCAAAAATTATTGGAAAAAAAATGATATCTGATTCTGTTTTATCAAGCCATATATTGATTTCTCATAAAAATGCTATACGTTCTTCTAATAGCAGAACTGAAAAAAAAGCTGAAGAAATTTCTAAAAAAATATATAATATACTTAAAAAGGATCCTTCTAAATTTGATTCCTTAGTTCAAGAAAAATCTGATGATACAATTAATGAAAAAAATAATAAAGGAAGTTTAGGATGGTTAAAATATGAAGAACAAAATTCTTTTGGAACATTTAATATTTTTAATGAAGAAAATAAAAATGGGACAATTGGATTAACAAAAACTGAATATGGATATCATATTTTAAGAATTGATAAAAAAAGTCCTATTGAACCTGCTTATCAATTTGCTGTAATTATAAAAACACTTATTCCATCTAAAAAAACGGAAAATTTTATTTCTAATAATGTTAAAAAATTTATTATAAAAAATAAAAATTCTAATTTAAATACATTTATTAAAAATGCAAGAAAAAAAGAATATGAGACTATTTTTTTGAAAAATATTAAATCTAATCAATGGACAATAAGTGATTTAAATACAGAATTAGACAGAGAAATTATTAATTGGTCTTTCGAAAATAAAAGAAAAGAAAAAGATATCAAAATAATATATAATTCAAATAGAGATTGTATTATTGTTTATCTTTCAAATATTCAAAAAAGAGTATTTCCTATTGAAAAAATAAAAAATAACTTGACCATATTTCTTAGAAGAAAAAAAATAGAAAAATTATTCTACAATATAATAGAAAGAAAATCTATTTCTAGAAATCTAGAAAAAATAGCATTTTATTTTTCTAAAAAAATAAAAAAACATTATAAAATCAATTTTTATGATTCTATGATTAATAATTATAAAGAGCCTAAAGTAGTTGGGGGTTCTTTTTCTTTAAAATTAAAAAATACTTCTAAACCTATTTTTGGTAAAAATGGAGTTTTTTTTATAAGACCATTAAAGAATATTTATAATTATAAAAAACCTTCTTATTTTTCTTATGAAATAGAAGTTTTAAATTCTTTTTTGAGAAAAAAAATTCTAGAATATTTATCAAAAAAATTGATAAGTAATTCTAAAATACAAGATTATAGAACTAATTTTTAG
- a CDS encoding Sec-independent protein translocase subunit TatA/TatB — MINFLFISIEESFFIIFIAIIIFGPKKIPDIARNMGEGIRYLKNAKNKIQNEINTNRIDPFSEKKQKSIKKSKICSSIKRN; from the coding sequence ATGATCAATTTTTTATTTATTAGTATTGAAGAAAGTTTTTTTATTATTTTTATAGCTATAATAATATTTGGACCAAAAAAAATACCGGATATAGCTCGTAATATGGGGGAAGGGATAAGATATTTAAAAAATGCAAAAAATAAAATTCAAAATGAAATAAATACAAATCGGATTGATCCCTTTTCTGAAAAAAAACAAAAATCTATTAAAAAATCAAAAATATGTTCCTCTATAAAACGTAACTAA